The genome window ATCATTTGATGCTAATATCACTTAATCCACCAAACCATCCAGGCTCCACATCTGCTCGAAAGTTGACTCTAGAGGGTGGTTGTGAAGCAAGTAGAGCCTCCTTAATGTTGTTTAGGATTCCTTTGTCATAGGGGTTTCCAGAGCTCACATACTTTTGGTGAAAATGCTCATAAGATGTCTGCACGAGGCATAATATAGAAACTGCATCATAATTTGTTTAAGCAGCTATTTAGACTGGGCTTCTATGTTTATGTTCCAAAGCAGAAATTAATTTCCTCAAAGCTGTGCACTTTAAATAATTGTTGTACCAAAAATTCAGTACCGTTCTCAAAAGAATTGCCCGTTAATTAATATATTTGACATACATGAACTACAATCATGCAAGAAAAATATGCATTAATTCAAGTTTGAGATAAACCGTGATGATATAAGTACTGTTGGCATAAATGAGAGTATAAAGGGCAAACCTGGTTTATAGCAATTAGATAAACATGATAACAAGAAAAGCCGGCAAGAAAACACATGGCTACAAAACTGAATAATGTCAATGCCACAGTCTCCGGGTCATTTCTTAGCAATCCAATCACCCCATTTCCATCTCCGGGCAATTTGTGATGTAGAGATTTGCATGAGAAGATGAATATGAAGGCAAACAAGAGCAATCCTGTCAATAGAAATGTAACATGAAGCCGATAATTCCTCtgcattttgaaagaaaaaaattagaaagttaTGGTTAGTAAACTAATTTTAATGCCAGAAGGTCTTGCAGGGTTGTGATCATACATACCAGTCCCACGCAATGCCCGATCCAGGTGCAATGGTGATCGAATTGTTGGATGCAATTGTTACAAGTTGCACAATGACAAGTTCTTGGTGGACGATAAATGTTACAAATGTTACAATACTTCAACTTCACCTCTATCCCATTTATGACAACTACCCTTGATCTCCTTCTGCGTTTACCAGCATCAATTGTTCCTAGATCATTTCTAGGAATTATACCAGGATCAATGGTACTGACATATACCAAGTTCACAAGAACCTGCATTGCGGGCAATATATAGTTACATCAGCAGAAGGGCATTCAGTTACGTTCACAACTTTCTCATAcaagtgtgtgtgtttgtgtgtgtgaaaTTTAGTTTAGGACTAACAATTGTTGTCAAAATTGAAGATGTTACGATGATGGCCGGATTCCTTATGTCACTTGCAACATGAACCGCAAATGTCCAACTTGATAGACTAATAGCAATGGCAGCTAAAATCAGCCCTTTTGGATCCGGACCACAAATCAGTCTCCCTTTGAAAAAGAATACCTACATTCAGAATAAGACGTCCGACATCAAAtcctcctctcttttttttttttgcgtaaGCATCAAATCCTCCATTTCTCATTTCATTTAAACCAATAAACTAAAAGCTTTATCAAGATTCAGCAAGTGCAATGATAAGAAATAGCTTTGGAATGTAAAGCAAGAGCAAATGGAGGATTACATTGTTTCCAGGCCAAAAATGGTAAACTCTTGATTGTTCAAGTTCGTCGCCGCCTCGACAAAATCGAAAAGTTTTTTCTTGAACCACCCTTTGGAATCTAATTATTTTCTCCCAAAGAGAAGAAAGCAGTTGCTTGCTTTTTGCTTGAAAACTAACTTCAGAATTCTTATCTACCTTCTTTCCTGATGACATAGAACTTTCTGTAGGTTGATCAATTTCTAATGAGGCAGAACTATCGATAGCTTGAGCGACTGAAGAATTTACGCTGCCGTCTTTCTCTTCACTCGCCATCCACTCCATTCTCTCTGATTTCTACCATCTAGACTCAAATTAAGAACTTCAATTTGTAGACGATAACCACCCCGGGTGAAACTTGTCACTTGTGACTGGAAAAGATATTTCAGAAAACTAAAGCGGTTATTATTTTGTGTTCATTAGGTCCAAGCCATCGGGTTAAAGTGTGCACGCACCACCCGGATGCAATATAAAGGAAAATAAGCCCGTCAACTCACTGATCCATTTTGCACACCTGTCAAATTGGGCTCGGGGAGGAGCCCACTGAAATGGATGGCTCAGCGGATTACCAATGGATGCTAGATTGAACCAGCAGATCACTATAATAAAGGGTGTGTTTggacaggagattatttgaattaattactataatattttttatgatatgatatatatgaaataaaaatttgtattgaaaaatgtgtttgtaatgcaagtaaataattttttgacAAATAGCTGCAATCGAAACATAGCTGTGGttttttaatacaaaatatGTCATATGACATCACTAAATAATGTTATAGTAAATTTTTACTTAACTTAACGAGTTATAGAATGCTAATAATTGTGAGATttatgacaaataaaaatgtaattagtAATCCACCCATCCTTAGTTTTAGTATGAATCTTGTTAAGAAGTTATAAGTATACAAATGCCATTCAGAGTGATCTTCGTTTTGAGAATTAATGGTTGTAATATATCATTTTGTTAATATATTTCTAATTTGTAAAACAGATTTTGAGCAACAAGTTTTAgtaaaaatttccaaatgagTTTTTGTTAGGAAAGGCACGAGTGTCCACCAACACGGCTAAGTGTCCACCAACACCAACGCCTGGATAGTTCCCAGAAGGAAAGGCATGAGCAAAGCTTTCCTCAGCAATGGGATACTGCAATTCGCCAATTGTTGCACCAGACTCAACCCAAGCACTATTTCCTTCAATATCAACGCTAATTGACCTAAGTCAAGTATGATGAATGGAACTTCAGACCTATAGGACGTGCCCTCAGAATCATGGCCGGCCGTTCGAATCCTCATTTGTTCTCCATTTCGTTTGCAACATATGACTGTTGCTTCAACGTGACATATAGTATTCTAGAGGAGTGATTATTGCCAAAGGTTTTGCTTTTGTGCTTGATACAGAGAACCTAAGTTTTTTGATTGAAGATTCCACGATGGGTAAATAAGAAGAGTTGTTGGGGAGATAAAAGAACATTCAGAGCTGAGATGTTTGATGACATGAAGCTATCAGGAATCGAACTTGAGTGTGATGATGGAATTAGTAAGGAAAACAAGGCAGTGAATAACAGAAACAACAGAACTTTAGACGTTTCTGTCACCATTTTGGTCTATGATTCCCATTAGACACAATGTAGACTCAAAACAACTATGAATTGCTCATCTTATTTATATCCATTACAATTGGCTGGGACTGATTGTCAAATAAATTAAGAAATACATGCAAACTTGGCCTGCAGAcccgctttaaaaaaaaaaaaaacctgtatTCTCTCTCTTGCATTGTAAGAAATCGTGATTGTAAGACTTATTCTCAAGTGAAGACCCAAGCTGGCTCCGAATATGCAGTACTGGTCATTTAAGATTTTTTGCATTCCCAATCTTGTATCAATTAAATATACAAGTCTGCCTAGTTaataaaatttgttaatttggGGCTCTCTTATCTTGTCAATTTGGGACaaaaattttggtagttttaatcTTAATAACTAGGCAGACTTGttctttgctcaaaacatataTGCAGTCAATGTATTTTTGGAATGTCTATTACGAAAAAGCCATTTATTTTGTCCTTCTTTCAGGGTTGCCTCCGGCAATAAAAAGCCAAACGTCAAACTTGTGGAACCTTTGATGTAGTCTCACCAAGGAACCATGCATATTAAATAGAGGTGTCAGTTTGTCCCAAGTCCTAATGGACTACCCATACCTAAAGGGATTTTGGGCGGAATGGGTATTGCAATTTGATATTGAGTTTAAAATGAGACATATTCCAATGAtacccattaattgatgggaaatgttgggaaatacttgggtacccattggtcTCAAATATCTTCCCAAAAACGTGTATTGATCAAAGTATTGAAACCCCAGGCTCTGCCCGAGTGAAAATCTGGCGGCCAGCGCTTCCTGGTTGGCCTTACCAAGCACGGCGAGCACGGTGGCAAGCATGCGGGGATTAGGGGAGTACCAATGGCAAAGATTCAGCCATTCGTAGACCTCTGCCAACTGGTCTGCCCGACCCATTTGACCACAAAACAGAAATCCGTAGGAGTCATCTGAACCATCTTCTCATCAAGCATGTCAGCAACAAACTCCTCTGTATGTTCATCTGAAGAAACTTGACAAAGCAGCTGAGAATTTGAAACTATTTAAGGCTGATTTGCTGGATTACAACTCCATTTCTGCGGCCATCAGGGGCTGTGATGATGTATTTCATGTAGCTAGTCCTATTCCTTCAGGCTCTGTTCCCAATCCTGAGGCAAgaccattttcaattttttcaattgCTATGATATTTCTACCTTTGGTTTCCCCATAATAACATTTTTAACATATCTTTTGCTTATGGGAGACAGCTATTGTCATAACAGATTATATTTCTTTGCGTTTTGCCAAACATGAGCTAAAGTTGTGTATCGTTCAAAACAGGATCCTGTTAAAGCTTTTGTACAAACTTATGAAGTCACTGGGGCTCTTTGCCTTTCTATCTATTTATGGAGGGAATTTCAAATGTTGAAATGAGTGAATAAATGCACATAATAATAACTGATGCTGGTAACCAAGTTAATCGCTGGCATAAGCAGTCATGAGTCTTTAACTTTGTACTTTATAATACTACCATGGAACTTTTCATGCACAACAAACATAGATCAGATTGCAAAATTGAAATTGCAATCTAGATAATTTGTAGTACTGTGGCTGATGTAGTGTTGTGCTTCATGAGCAGATGCAGCAGAAGTTTCTGATTCTAATCCTATTGCTCTAGGTGGTTGTAAGTTTTTGGGTTGTGTTCATGCTATTTAATAGGTTCCAATCGATCAACAAGGTAGTTTAGAACCTGAAGATGACTATAGTCAAGCAAGCCATGCAAGTTCTTCTAAGCAAGCCATGAATTTTGACGATCAAGCTACGTACGGTTGCTTTCTGGAGAAAAAAAGACCTGGATTCTTGTTTTTGAGTCTTAAAGGTTGGTTCTCTGTCTTTTCTTGCTCTCTGCAGCTCTGGTTTTTGGAAGGGCAAAACaagtgatttttctttttctttttctttttcttccttttttcctttaacGAGACTATAGTTGATAATTAGAACTTATCTGCATTGATACTTAGTCATTGCCCAACTTGTACTTaaagttatttaaaaaataaaaaatgaattaaaggaaaaaaaatatgtagaaaatagatttgggtattgggtggaatcaatctaaacccatcccaaagtgatcccgcccaaATTAGTTCCAAAACACATATGGATAAGGTTGAATCCAAACTcatatgactcggttccatctcaaacccaagcaaatTCCCCCTATCCCGCCCATTTTGTCACCTCTAATATTAAGGTTAATATCTATTATTGTCTCATTTAATTTAGATTAATAGCTTTTATGTGATCTTGTCTGATTTTCTTGCCTGCCAAATTCCATGACCAATCTGTCATTAAATACGTACATTACTAGTTACCAACTCTATTCACCTTTAAAATAAGTGTCATTTGCTTCGATGTCTTTCATGTTGGATTATGCTAAATACCCcttaaaaatgtagaaaatcTGAATTAGAATGTGTTTGAAAGCATGATGATTAAGTGGTTTCAATGTGACATCCATCCCACATCCTTTGTTTTGGTTCTTTAGTTATATTAACTTAGGACACAACACACAGAATGTAAGCCAATTTTATTTTGTCCCATAAAAATTGTAAATTCGCAATGCTAAAGTATTAGCAACTTAGTAGATTAAGTTTAAATACTGATTTGAGTTATCAAACAAGGGTTAAGTGATTTCAATATGAcatctatcccttattttttgTCTTGGTTCTTCAATTACATGCACTTAGGATACAACACAAAGAATGCAAGCCAATTTTATTTTGTCCAATAAAAGTTGTAAATTCTCTATGCTACTACTTAGAAGATAAAAGGGAATGCTAGAACTttatatcttctttttttttcaacaaacgtTAACATTTTTTTATAGATATTAACACTTGATAATACAAGAGTTaattacaaaaaggaaaaactacCCTCATATCTTTTCTGACTAAATCTAATAGCCATGCTGGGAATGATCCTTCCCACTCAACATTCCTAATCAACTTGACTGCAAATTGAGCCAGAGAATGACTACAACCATTTGCAGTTCTGGGAGCAAAAGAAAATATGCAACAATCAAAAATCTGTTTTAGGTCCTCAATGTCTTCCAGGATTGACATGTTGTCGtagcctgtacaataataaaattaaacctaattgccagttaaaataatcaaaatccaattccaagtactggaactagggctgcaaacgaatcgagcggctcgagccagctcgagctcaaactcgagctcagaatattaagcccggctcgcgagcttgagtatatatatatattttttatttttatttttatttaataataaaattacgtatattatatatatttttttattttttattttcatagtgaaattacgtatatatccttaatattttattatttattcaaaaaaaatattattttatttattttttaaaaaaatatatatattttttatttttttcgagctcgagctcgaaaattgccagctcgtcgagctcgagctcgagtttggtaaaatttagtcgaggctcggctcgattagctcaaaactcgactcgattcggctcgtttgcagccctaactggaacagggactctaggtgtgcaatgggatACTTGATTCATCctattcccgaagagtttgcttgatccgatatacccgaatgaGTTAgctttttcacaaataattatgaatttgtagaCAGGGCAAGTAGAGTCGTATCCTCaggtgacaggtgccgaacctgtgcaataataataaataaatcctAACTACCACCTGAAACAGCTAATAatcaattcgagtactggagcagggactctaggtgtgcaatgggttacttgattcaccctgttcccgaagagtttgcttaatccgatatacctgaattaattatttaactgaactccctaactagtagacagtggtaagcagggtcgtctcctcagggactggagaaATATTtgcttcttttcaaatcaagattaaTGGGGGGGTTTTGGTATCAAAAGCCAACCGaacaaattaaatgcagaaaataattaattaaaagaaataattaagagaaactctagccaagggtatacttcagaaatggttcaagcactgatcattgatgcaaaaataattccaacatttattaatagattggttatagttgtctcgcacgcgctaaacaaccaacccttccttaatttatcgatagctaaggtacgaccgttagctatttctctaacccaaaaacaaccctaggtacgaccgtaggatttaatttccaggttgcattaataattagaaaggcccaatcctaaccaataaacacgctacgagggtttatttaaactagatcatatattcccctgacataaacccaattatgccagttgctactgggatagaggcaacgaacaattacggattcagttacccctat of Coffea arabica cultivar ET-39 chromosome 5c, Coffea Arabica ET-39 HiFi, whole genome shotgun sequence contains these proteins:
- the LOC113689424 gene encoding probable protein S-acyltransferase 7 isoform X2 gives rise to the protein MEWMASEEKDGSVNSSVAQAIDSSASLEIDQPTESSMSSGKKVFFFKGRLICGPDPKGLILAAIAISLSSWTFAVHVASDIRNPAIIVTSSILTTIVLVNLVYVSTIDPGIIPRNDLGTIDAGKRRRRSRVVVINGIEVKLKYCNICNIYRPPRTCHCATCNNCIQQFDHHCTWIGHCVGLRNYRLHVTFLLTGLLLFAFIFIFSCKSLHHKLPGDGNGVIGLLRNDPETVALTLFSFVAMCFLAGFSCYHVYLIAINQTSYEHFHQKYVSSGNPYDKGILNNIKEALLASQPPSRVNFRADVEPGWFGGLSDISIK
- the LOC113689424 gene encoding probable protein S-acyltransferase 7 isoform X1 gives rise to the protein MEWMASEEKDGSVNSSVAQAIDSSASLEIDQPTESSMSSGKKVDKNSEVSFQAKSKQLLSSLWEKIIRFQRVVQEKTFRFCRGGDELEQSRVYHFWPGNNVFFFKGRLICGPDPKGLILAAIAISLSSWTFAVHVASDIRNPAIIVTSSILTTIVLVNLVYVSTIDPGIIPRNDLGTIDAGKRRRRSRVVVINGIEVKLKYCNICNIYRPPRTCHCATCNNCIQQFDHHCTWIGHCVGLRNYRLHVTFLLTGLLLFAFIFIFSCKSLHHKLPGDGNGVIGLLRNDPETVALTLFSFVAMCFLAGFSCYHVYLIAINQTSYEHFHQKYVSSGNPYDKGILNNIKEALLASQPPSRVNFRADVEPGWFGGLSDISIK